The following coding sequences lie in one Salvelinus fontinalis isolate EN_2023a chromosome 21, ASM2944872v1, whole genome shotgun sequence genomic window:
- the srp19 gene encoding signal recognition particle 19 kDa protein → MTPLSDNPAEKERFICIYPSYVNSKKTLAEGRRIPAEKAVENPTCAEIRDVLTAAGANVLVENKMYSREWNRDVTFRGRVRVQLKQEDGTLCSDKFASRKDVMIYCAEMIPKLKTRTQKGAGADSGSQQGEGSKKSKKKRK, encoded by the exons ATGACTCCACTAAGTGATAATCCAGCTGAAAAGGAAAG GTTTATCTGCATATACCCTTCCTATGTAAACAGTAAGAAGACCCTAGCAGAGGGGAGACGGATACCTGCGGAAAAG GCAGTGGAGAATCCTACATGTGCTGAAATCCGTGATGTGTTGACAGCAGCAGGGGCAAATGTTCTTGTAGAG AACAAGATGTACTCCAGAGAGTGGAACAGAGACGTGACATTCAGAGGAAGAGTACGTGTTCAGTTGAAGCAGGAGGATGGAACTCTCTGCTCAGACAAGTTTGCATCAC GTAAAGATGTGATGATCTACTGTGCTGAGATGATCCCCAAACTGAAGACCAGGACCCAGAAGGGTGCAGGGGCAGACTCAGGCTCCCAGCAAGGGGAGGGCAGCAAGAAAAGCAAGAAGAAGAGGAAGTAG